The Dermacentor andersoni chromosome 1, qqDerAnde1_hic_scaffold, whole genome shotgun sequence genomic interval GGGACTCCAAGGCGGCATTTCTCAGCCTAAAGAGACCAGAAGGGGCCAGCCTTGGGGTCGCCCTGCTCTCGACCAGGCCAAGGGCGCTCCAGGAGGCGGGCTGCTCGGTGTCCCTGCACTGGCTTCCAGCCCACGTGGGGATACCGGGCAACGAGGAGGACGATGCACTGGCAAAGCGTGTCCACCACTGCGTGGTCCCGCCCAGCCTGCGAACAGCTAGTGACTTCACAAGCCACAGGCTGCGACGTCATCTGCTGGCCTGCCATCCGGACAAGCGGATGCCCTTGGGCCGCCCTCCACGACCACTCCCACAGCGTGGCCTCGCACGCAGGGAGACCTCCCTCCTGCTTCGACTGAGGATTGGTTGCTGCTGGATGGGGGCTTGCCGCCACCGGCACGGCGTCATCGCCTCTCCAGCCTGCGCTTCCTGTGGGGAGCCCGAGACCCTGAAGCACCTcttgctggcctgccctgcttacCTGCAGCATCGTGGCCGCCTCCTGCAGGAGTTCCGACGCCTGGGGCTTCCTTCTGGAC includes:
- the LOC129381273 gene encoding uncharacterized protein, with the protein product MPDTGSSTAACVVPVQRKSRHCRLHYHAKPTVAEVESLHLAVDVLMEELSATPETTYWDSKAAFLSLKRPEGASLGVALLSTRPRALQEAGCSVSLHWLPAHVGIPGNEEDDALAKRVHHCVVPPSLRTASDFTSHRLRRHLLACHPDKRMPLGRPPRPLPQRGLARRETSLLLRLRIGCCWMGACRHRHGVIASPACASCGEPETLKHLLLACPAYLQHRGRLLQEFRRLGLPSGQEEDILEFPGRNELPALLSVVEYLDSSGLSERLYRTFCKDRYPHGYPTHSRLPDLP